One genomic segment of Oreochromis aureus strain Israel breed Guangdong linkage group 9, ZZ_aureus, whole genome shotgun sequence includes these proteins:
- the si:ch211-171b20.3 gene encoding uncharacterized protein si:ch211-171b20.3, with amino-acid sequence MITCQLDPSIITVKGLISRESSNCGRRGPDAVGYPTYRNLRMGAGGGQAALRQSQPRKFPVIQPLSKSRDGKPQLTGFIIGGTPTLTKDDKLELQNTDPERDLSGRRFLLDRKCVMLERTKTVIPPLPRDYHVHRPGNLPSFSLSKELSHTHTGRPFTLGYPESYKLNTNPAVLIPSALVLSGRNTFSVENCKLGRPKVKYPSSNVMTVKDNQKSQSYPDPVVGASRSFIHRISELSSLEGETVRQEKLKKMRKPRKPPS; translated from the exons ATGATAACTTGCCAGTTAGACCCGTCGATAATCACCGTAAAGGGGCTAATATCCCGGGAAAGCTCGAACTGCGGGCGGCGCGGCCCTGATGCGGTTGGATATCCGACATACAGGAACTTGAGGATGGGAGCAGGTGGAGGGCAAGCGGCTTTAAGGCAAAGTCAACCAAGGAAATTTCCTGTTATACAACCTTTGAGCA AGTCCAGGGACGGGAAACCTCAGCTGACTGGCTTCATAATTGGAGG GACGCCTACTTTAACCAAAGATGACAAGCTGGAATTGCAAAACACCGACCCAGAGAGGGATCTCAGCGGGAGGCGCTTTCTGTTAGACAGAAAAT GTGTGATGTTAGAGAGGACCAAAACTGTGATTCCTCCACTGCCAAGAGACTACCATGTGCACAGACCTGGTAACCTCCCATCCTTCAGCCTCTCCAAGGAGCTTTCCCACACCCACACAGGGCGACCCTTCACCCTGGG GTACCCTGAAAGCTATAAACTGAACACAAATCCAGCCGTCCTCATTCCCTCCGCTTTAGTCCTCAGTGGCAGAAACACCTTTTCGGTTGAGAACTGCAAGCTCGGCAG GCCCAAGGTGAAATATCCATCCTCCAACGTAATGACTGTTAAAGACAATCAGAAAA GCCAGTCCTATCCGGACCCAGTGGTCGGAGCCTCTCGCTCTTTCATCCACAGGATATCTGAGCTGTCCTCTCTGGAGGGCGAGACGGTGAGGCAGGAAAAGCtcaagaaaatgagaaaacctCGAAAGCCTCCATCCTGA
- the rpl7 gene encoding 60S ribosomal protein L7: MADAEKKVPAVPESLLKRRKAYAAMKAMRVKKLLAEKKVRKVTRKLIYKRAEKYHKEYRQMYRREIRMGRMARKVGNFYVPAEPKLAFVIRIRGINGVSPKVRKVLQLLRLRQIFNGVFVKLNKASINMLRIAEPYIAWGYPNLKSVRELVYKRGFGKIRKQRIALTDNALVEKSLGKYGIICVEDLIHEIYTVGKNFKPANNFLWPFKLSSPRGGMNKKTTHFVEGGDAGNREDQINRLIRRMN, from the exons ATGGCGGACGCAGA aaaaaaggttCCGGCGGTCCCTGAGAGCCTTTTGAAAAGGCGAAAGGCCTACGCGGCCATGAAGGCCATGCGTGTCAAGAAGCTGCTGGCTGAGAAAAAG GTCCGCAAGGTGACCAGGAAACTGATCTACAAGAGGGCTGAGAAGTACCACAAGGAGTACAGGCAGATGTACAGGCGTGAGATACGAATGGGCCGTATGGCTCGCAAAGTGGGAAACTTCTATGTGCCAGCTGAGCCCAAACTGGCCTTTGTCATCAGGATCAGAGG catCAACGGCGTGAGCCCCAAGGTCCGCAAAGTTCTGCAGCTGCTCCGTCTGCGCCAGATCTTCAACGGTGTCTTTGTCAAGCTGAACAAGGCATCAATCAACATGCTCAGAATTGCAGAGCCTTACATCGCTTGGGG aTACCCCAACCTGAAGTCTGTGCGCGAGCTCGTCTACAAACGTGGCTTCGGCAAGATCAGGAAACAGCGCATTGCCCTCACAGACAACGCTTTGGTGGAGAAGTCCCTCG GCAAATATGGCATCATCTGTGTTGAGGACCTCATCCATGAGATCTACACAGTTGGAAAGAACTTTAAGCCCGCCAACAACTTCCTGTGGCCCTTCAAGCTGTCGTCCCCACGCGGCGGCATGAACAAGAAGACCACACACTTTGTGGAGGGAGGAGATGCCGGCAACAGGGAGGATCAGATCAACAGACTGATCAGGAGGATGAACTAA
- the rdh10a gene encoding retinol dehydrogenase 10-A, producing MMIIIAEFFVVILKVLWAFLTAGAKWIVRPKEKSVAGQVCLITGAGSGLGRLFAKEFARRRAILVLWDINSQSNEETAEMVRQIYHELDTPVTKDGPVGGVEEVPPFQPQVYTYVCDVGKRESVYSTAEKVRREVGEVDILINNAGVVSGHHLLECPDELIERTMVVNCHAHFWTTKAFLPKMLELNHGHIVTVASSLGLFSTAGVEDYCASKFGAIGFHESLSHELKASEKDGISMTLVCPYLVDTGMFKGCRIRKEIEPFLPPLKPEFCVKQAMRAILTDQPMICTPRIVYMVNFMKSILPFEAIVCMYRFLGADKCMYPFLAQRKEAMNNNEAKNGI from the exons atgatgataataattGCGGAGTTCTTCGTAGTTATTCTGAAGGTGCTCTGGGCTTTTTTAACTGCCGGAGCCAAGTGGATTGTGCGGCCAAAGGAGAAAAGCGTGGCGGGACAGGTGTGCTTGATCACCGGCGCTGGAAGCGGCCTCGGGCGGCTGTTCGCCAAGGAGTTCGCCCGGAGACGAGCGATACTGGTCTTATGGGACATAAACAGCCAAAGCAACGAGGAGACGGCGGAGATGGTGCGCCAGATTTACCATGAACTGGACACTCCAGTAACCAAAGACG GACCTGTTGGAGGGGTAGAGGAAGTCCCACCTTTCCAGCCGCAGGTCTACACCTATGTGTGTGATGTAGGGAAGCGCGAGAGTGTGTATTCCACAGCGGAGAAGGTGCGTCGGGAGGTGGGAGAAGTGGACATACTCATCAACAACGCCGGCGTCGTCTCTGGCCATCACCTCCTGGAGTGTCCCGACGAGCTGATCGAGCGGACCATGGTGGTCAACTGTCACGCACACTTCTGG ACCACCAAGGCGTTTCTCCCCAAGATGCTGGAGCTGAATCATGGTCACATTGTAACGGTTGCCAGCTCCCTGGGTTTATTTAGCACAGCTGGAGTGGAG GATTACTGTGCCAGCAAGTTCGGTGCCATCGGGTTCCACGAGTCGCTGAGCCACGAGCTGAAGGCCTCGGAGAAGGACGGCATCAGCATGACTCTGGTGTGCCCGTACCTGGTCGACACAGGAATGTTTAAAGGCTGCAGGATAAG GAAGGAAATCGAAccctttctccctcctctgAAGCCAGAGTTCTGCGTGAAACAAGCCATGAGGGCCATCCTCACCGACCAGCCCATGATCTGCACGCCTCGCATCGTCTACATGGTTAACTTCATGAAAAG CATCCTGCCCTTCGAGGCCATTGTGTGCATGTACCGGTTCCTAGGCGCCGACAAGTGCATGTACCCCTTCCTAGCTCAGAGAAAGGAGGCCATGAACAACAATGAGGCAAAGAATGGGATCTAG